GCGATGCAGAATGCCGCCGGTGCTGATAAGCGTTATCTGCTCGCGTCTGGCGACCTCCTGCCCTATCCGCACGCTGTTGGTGAAAATCGTGAGGGGCACGTCCGGCAACTGGCGCGCCAGATACCAGCACGTCGTGCTGGCGTCGAGCGCCACCACCATTCCGGCATCGAGCCAGTGCAGCGCGTTGCGCGCGATATCCATTTTATGCGCATGGTGGCTTTTCACGCGCGCCTCGAAGGGATCGTCATGGCTCGGCGCATCGCGGCGTAATACCCTCGCCCGCCCGTGGCTGCGCAGAATCTTTCCGGCGCGCTGTAGCTCGCTCAGATCGCGCCGGATGGTCTCCTGACTCACCGCCAGGCGGCTTGCCAGCGCCTGGGTGGTCAGCGCCTCGTGCGTCCATAAGAGCCTGATAATTTTCTGCTGGCGCTCGTTTTTCATCCTGCTGCTCCGTCGGTAAATCGCCTGGGTTGCACGCTGTTCATTATTGCAGCAGGCGCGTGGAAAGGAGAACCGGGCCGCGCCGGAAATACAGAAAATCCTGATAATTTCCGCCAGTGCAGCATGAGGCACTACCCTTAGAGGACGCTTTGATAACGAGGAGGAACTTATGGCGAACGACCAGAACAAGATCCAGGACCCGACAACCCAGTACTTCACCGGGGAATATCCACAGCAGAAACAGCCTGCGCCGGGCATTCAGGCCAAAATGGAGCCGGTGCCGGACTGCGGCGAGAAAAGCTACAAGGGGAGTGGTCGCCTTCAGGATCGTAAGGCACTGGTGACAGGGGGCGATTCCGGTATCGGTCGCGCTGCCGCCATTGCTTACGCGCGAGAAGGCGCGGACGTGGTGCTGAACTACCTCCCGGAGGAGCAGCAGGACGCCGAAGAAGTGAAGGCGTTGATTGAAGAGGCGGGTCGCAAAGCGGTGCTGATCCCAGGCGATCTGACCGACGAGAAATTCGCCCGCGATCTGGTGCATCGCGCCATTCAGGAACTGGGCGGGCTGGATATCCTGGCGCTGGTGGCCGGTAAACAGACGGCGGTTGAGGATATCGCGAATCTGACCAGCGAGCAGTTCCAGAAAACCTATGCGACTAACGTATTCGCGCTGTTCTGGATAACCCAGGAAGCGCTGCCGCACCTGAAACCGGGCGCGAGCATTATCACGACGTCGTCTATTCAGGCGTATCAGCCAAGCCCGCATCTGCTGGATTACGCGTCCACCAAGGCCGCTATCCTCAACTACAGCCGCGGGCTTGCCAAACAGGTGGCGGAAAAAGGCATTCGCGTGAATATCGTGGCCCCTGGCCCTATCTGGACGCCGCTGCAGATCTGCGGGGGTCAGCCGCAGGAGAAAATCCCGCAGTTCGGCCAGCAGACGCCGCTTAAACGCGCCGGTCAGCCGGCGGAGCTGGCGCCGATTTACGTCTATCTGGCAAGCCAGGAATCAAGCTACGTCACCGCGGAAGTTCACGGTGTCACCGGCGGCGAACACCTGAGTTAATCGCCAGACGCTGGGCAATAAAAAAGCGCGGCTTATGCCGCGCTTTTCTTTGGCTGAAAGCGTAAGCGTTACTTCGCTTTTGTCACTTCCTGGCCGACCAGCCCGATTTTCAGATAGCCCGCCTGGTGCAGCGTATCCATCACGTTCATCATGGTTTCGTAGTCGACGGTTTTATCCGCGCGGAAGAAAATCGTGGTGTCTTTCTTGCCGCCGGTCTGGGCGTCGAGCGCGCTAATCATCGAATCACGCGTCACCGGATCGTTGCCGATAAACATCGTTTTATCGGCCTTCACCGACAGATAGACCGGTTTCTCCGGGCGCGGCTGCGGCTGGCTGGACGCCGCCGGCAGGTTCACCTTCACATCGACCGTCGCGAGCGGCGCCGCCACCATAAAGATAATCAGCAGCACCAGCATCACGTCAATAAACGGCGTGACGTTAATTTCGTGCATTTCGCCGTTATCATCGAGATTTTCGTTAAAACGCATCGCCATAGGATTAACCTAAACGCAGTTTTTGAGCGGTACGCACCGGCTGCGCCTGGGCGCTCGCCTCGAGATCCAGATCGCGGCTTTGCAGCAGCAGCACCTGAGCGGCCACATCGCCAAGTGTCGCTTTATAGCTGCCGATGGTGCGCGCGAAAATGTTATAGATAACCACCGCCGGGATAGCGGCGACAAGACCAATGGCCGTCGCGAGCAGCGCTTCGGCGATACCCGGCGCCACGACCGCGAGGTTAGTGGTCTGCGACTGGGCGATGCCGATAAAGCTGTTCATGATGCCCCACACGGTGCCGAACAGTCCGACAAACGGCGAAATCGCGCCGATGGTCGCGAGATAACCGTTGCCGCGCCCCATGTGACGCCCTGCCGCCGCCACGCGACGCTCAAGACGAAAACCGGTGCGCTCTTTAATGCCTTCGTTATCTTCGCTGCCTGCCGAAAGCTCGCGCTCATTCTGCGCTTCTTCGATAAGCCGCGCGCTCAGGCTTTTCGGGCCGAAACGTTCGGCCATTTCACGCGCGTCGTCCAGCGTGCGGGCGCCCGCCAGCTCCTGCTGTTCGCGCTTAAGACGGCGTTTGTGGCCGGACAGCTCAACGCTTTTGCTAAAGAAAATCGCCCAGGTCACGACGGAAGCCAGAATGAGGCCAATCATGACGATTTTCACCACGATGTCGGCATGCTGATACATGCCCCAGACGGAAAGATCCGTCTGCATCAAATTATTTCCCACTGTGCATCTCCAGGACGAAAGTCACAAAACTGCTCATAATGATATCAAAATGACATCGAATTGATAGTAGTTCTCATTAGTATTTGCATGGTGCGCCAGCGCAACTTTTTTTTCTTTGCGCTCAGACAGGAAAGGCGTTCAGATGACGTTTTTTCATCTTTCGCATCAGAACGAAATCAGCGCGAGGCGGCGACGATTTTCCGTGGTAACGTAGGTTTAGACATCCAGACGTTCAGACAGGGGAAATCCATGACCGACAAACACATTGAGACGGCGCTGATCCAGGCCGGACGCGCCAAACGTTACACGCAGGGATCGGTGAACAGCGTGATTCAGCGTGCGTCATCGCTGGTGTTTGACAGCGTGGAAGCGAAAAAACAGGCCACCGCCGGGCGCGCGCAGGGCGAACTGTTTTACGGCCGGCGCGGCACGCTGACCCATTTTTCACTTCAGGAGGCGATGTGCGAGCTGGAAGGCGGCGCGGGTTGCGCGCTGTTCCCGTGCGGCGCGGCGGCGGTCGCCAACACGATTCTGGCGTTTGTCGAACAGGGCGATCATGTGCTGGTAACCAACAGCGCGTATGAGCCGACTCAGGATTTCTGCACCAAAATTCTCACTAAGCTTGGCGTCACGACCACCTGGTTCGATCCGCTGGCGGGCGACGGCATTACACGGCACCTTCAGCCCAACACCAAAGTGGTGTTTCTGGAATCGCCCGGCTCCATCACGATGGAAGTGCATGACGTGCCCGCGATTGTCGCGGCGGTGCGTCGCGTCGCCCCTGACGCCGTCATTATGATGGACAACACCTGGGCGGCGGGCATTCTGTTTAAGGCGCTCGATTTCGGCGTCGATATCTCCATTCAGGCAGGCACCAAATATCTGGTCGGGCATTCGGACGCGATGATAGGCACCGCGGTTGCCAACGCCCGCTGCTGGGATACGCTTCGCGAGAATGCTTATCTGATGGGCCAGATGGCGGACGCCGACTCCGCGTATGTCACCAGCCGCGGCCTGCGCACGCTGGCGGTGCGCCTGCGCCAGCACGAAGAGAGCGGCCTGCATGTAGCGCAGTGGCTGGCGGCGCATCCGCAGGTGGCGCGCGTCAATCATCCGGCGCTGCCTGGCAGCAAAGGCCATGAATTCTGGAAACGCGATTTTAGCGGGGCCAGCGGTCTCTTCTCTTTTATTCTCGATAAACGGCTTAACGACGCAGAGCTGGCGCGTTATCTCGATAATTTCGCGCATTTCAGCATGGCCTATTCCTGGGGCGGCTATGAATCGCTGATCCTCGCCAACCAGCCGGAAGAGCTCGCGGCGATCCGTCCGGCGGGGGGCGTCGACTTCACCGGCACGCTGGTGCGCCTGCATATCGGGCTCGAAAACGTGGAAGATTTAATCGCCGATCTGGACGCGGCCTTCCGTCGCATCGCCTGAAGTGAAAAAAAACCGCGTTATCCCAGGAAAAGAGAAGGTTTGTTGAAGCTGTAGTGCAGATGCGGCGGTACATTTAAGGGTACAATAGGGGCAATTCCGCTGTTCCACAGGATCTCCCATGGCTGTTATCCA
This DNA window, taken from Cronobacter universalis NCTC 9529, encodes the following:
- the fucR gene encoding L-fucose operon activator → MKNERQQKIIRLLWTHEALTTQALASRLAVSQETIRRDLSELQRAGKILRSHGRARVLRRDAPSHDDPFEARVKSHHAHKMDIARNALHWLDAGMVVALDASTTCWYLARQLPDVPLTIFTNSVRIGQEVARREQITLISTGGILHRQAACYENPSLPALLKHIDIDLFLFSCQGIDEAGGIWDARSWNAEYKTLLLRRAAQSLLLIDRSKRNRTGEVRIGTLEQVTEVITQEENGGQGAGALLVG
- a CDS encoding SDR family oxidoreductase, which codes for MANDQNKIQDPTTQYFTGEYPQQKQPAPGIQAKMEPVPDCGEKSYKGSGRLQDRKALVTGGDSGIGRAAAIAYAREGADVVLNYLPEEQQDAEEVKALIEEAGRKAVLIPGDLTDEKFARDLVHRAIQELGGLDILALVAGKQTAVEDIANLTSEQFQKTYATNVFALFWITQEALPHLKPGASIITTSSIQAYQPSPHLLDYASTKAAILNYSRGLAKQVAEKGIRVNIVAPGPIWTPLQICGGQPQEKIPQFGQQTPLKRAGQPAELAPIYVYLASQESSYVTAEVHGVTGGEHLS
- the exbD gene encoding TonB system transport protein ExbD, with translation MAMRFNENLDDNGEMHEINVTPFIDVMLVLLIIFMVAAPLATVDVKVNLPAASSQPQPRPEKPVYLSVKADKTMFIGNDPVTRDSMISALDAQTGGKKDTTIFFRADKTVDYETMMNVMDTLHQAGYLKIGLVGQEVTKAK
- the exbB gene encoding tol-pal system-associated acyl-CoA thioesterase; protein product: MGNNLMQTDLSVWGMYQHADIVVKIVMIGLILASVVTWAIFFSKSVELSGHKRRLKREQQELAGARTLDDAREMAERFGPKSLSARLIEEAQNERELSAGSEDNEGIKERTGFRLERRVAAAGRHMGRGNGYLATIGAISPFVGLFGTVWGIMNSFIGIAQSQTTNLAVVAPGIAEALLATAIGLVAAIPAVVIYNIFARTIGSYKATLGDVAAQVLLLQSRDLDLEASAQAQPVRTAQKLRLG
- the metC gene encoding cystathionine beta-lyase, which encodes MTDKHIETALIQAGRAKRYTQGSVNSVIQRASSLVFDSVEAKKQATAGRAQGELFYGRRGTLTHFSLQEAMCELEGGAGCALFPCGAAAVANTILAFVEQGDHVLVTNSAYEPTQDFCTKILTKLGVTTTWFDPLAGDGITRHLQPNTKVVFLESPGSITMEVHDVPAIVAAVRRVAPDAVIMMDNTWAAGILFKALDFGVDISIQAGTKYLVGHSDAMIGTAVANARCWDTLRENAYLMGQMADADSAYVTSRGLRTLAVRLRQHEESGLHVAQWLAAHPQVARVNHPALPGSKGHEFWKRDFSGASGLFSFILDKRLNDAELARYLDNFAHFSMAYSWGGYESLILANQPEELAAIRPAGGVDFTGTLVRLHIGLENVEDLIADLDAAFRRIA